AGCCTCGCCCTCAGCCCAGCCAAGGTACAGCTTTGATGCCTGactcacagcacacagcacactgaCTGTTCCTGCTATCAACAAACGAAATTACTGGATCAAACCTAAATGCATTTCCAAGTCTTTAAAACAGACTGCGGAGCCTCTCCGCAGAGTGGCTCCAACTCACCCTGTGAGCAGCAGTGTCTGTAAACACACAGCCCTTCCTGTTTATGGCAAGCAAAATATTTGGTAGTTTGAAagctgaaattttttttttttttttagtatcaGGATTGAACTAGAGCTCTGCATATGTTAGGCAAACAACTCAACTGCTGTGTAAGGCCTTTACTCCCTCGAAATgctgtttttcatttattcaacaaatatttctgaGTGTCTTCTATGTGTAGTACATGGAGCTGGGCAGTGGAGATAAGGGTATGTGTTGAGAAGAAATGGACAAGCAGACACAGTAACACAGGCTTGTAAATCCCAGGATGCGGGGCGGGGCAGACTAAGGCGgtagggtcaggagttcaaaccctgactcaaaaaagaaaccaaagtttGCGGAGTTGTcaagaccagagtttggatctctCAAAATCCATTTAATGGCTCACTTGTAAATTGCAACCTTGAAAAGTAGAGTCAGGGTGCTCAGAGCCAGCCTGCTGGCCACACTGCTCATGTTGGTGAGTTCTGGGTTTGAGTGACAGGCCTTGCCTCACTACCAATCATAGCTCCCAACATTAACCTTGAGCCTCCGAGTTCTCATGCAAATGAGTGAATTCAAGCCCTCTCACATCTAAGTAGCTTCACATGGCAAAACACGAATGAATATACCAGTACTCCACATGCAAAATACAAAAGCcacaaaacaagcaaacgaagGCCTGGGGAAGATCACTAACCCGAAGGTGCTTGCCttaaagcctgatgacctgagctcagtttCAGGGACCCACATGGTACAAAGAGAGAACAGAtttcttcaagttgtcctctgatttacacatacaccacacacacacacacacacacacacacacacacacacacagagagagagagagagagagagagagagagagagagagagaaatctgcaCACACAATTTTTGTGTCTGCTTAGCAGCTTATTCCTATgatctcagcatttaggaggtggaggaagaaggaaggacaagGAGCCAGCATAAacacttgtttttaaaaagtaaaaatgaaacagaaaggtTGTGGTCTGGAGAAACACTTCAACTCATAACAATTGTTGTGCAAGTGTGAGTACCTGAGtgtggatcccagcacccaggtgaaAAAAATCTAGGCATGAACATTTGTGCACCTGCAACGCCAGTGCTGTGGGGGATGGGTGCAGAAGGGTCACTGGGCCTCGCTGTCCACTGGCTTACTTCTGAGTCTCAACAGGATTAAAGAGAGCAGGACATTCTCCCCTGGTCTCCAagagtgctcacacacacacacacacacacacacacacacacacacacacacacatatccaaaactattttttttcttttttttttttcggagctggggaccgaacccagggccttgtggttgctaggcaagtgctctaccactgagccaaatccccaaccccccaaaactatttttatattacattttattattaaagataCTATTTATCTATAATatacagtgaattttcttcaGTTGATCATTTGGTtgtgaagagggagagaggagagacagagacagagagacaagagagagcaCATGCAAGAGAACTTGATTATATGTATGCCCTATTTGCCCAGTGAAAATCCTTGACTCTTCAGctgggagcagcagcagcagaaccaAAGCACAAGTGTGGAGGCTCCTGCCTGAAGTCAGCACTGGGAGGCTAAGGCTAGATTggagagttggaggccagcctgggtaacagGGTAAGACTCTGTTAAGCTCCTGCCTGCTTTCCTAAAACAGTTCTGGGGCTGGCGATGGGTgtgtttgttatatatatatatttttttctgtgatgtATATATATCTTCATAAATACAGAAATGTATTTCTGTGCATCACTTGAAGGGGGTTTtccttgttttctccatgtttgttTCTAAAGGTCTCCGCTAGTCACACAGAAACGTGGCAAGGATAAATGACCCACTGCATCCTTACCAGGACCCCGAGACCACGGTGGAGCAGGGCTAGATGATAACTCCTCAGGATAGAAGGTAGCAAGCAGAGAGAGCAACTTCTAATCTCCTGGCTCCTATCACAAGGATGTGTCCTCTACCGCAAGGGCGTGGCCTTCTCCACTTCTCCACAGCCACGAAAGCCTGTCAAGGAAAACCAGAGGAACTGAGCACTTACCTCATGTGCATAATAAGGTCCTGGCTTTGATCCCTACACCACAAAATCCTCCCAGGATTTTAAGGCCATTTTGGGCTGCCTGGAGAGACCCTGACTGAAACAACTCCCAACGCATGACAAAAAGGTGGCAAGGATTTTACTCTTCAGAGGAAGGCTGAGAGGACTAAATGAACAGGCATCTTTTACCCGAAGCTCCAGTGTCAGCAAGAGGAAAGCTGCAACTTGTACGTACAGCTTGCGTCAGCCTGTTTGCGCTCCATTCCCACCTGAGTGCCCTTCTTGCTGGTATGACCAGAGAGCCAGCTTTTCAGAGCCTTTGCTTCTCTTCTCGCTGCCTCACACCCATGCTGTCTTCAGTGAACCTCAGGAGGGGCCCAGGGTGTGTGAGCGGCTTTCTCACCTGCCTAGTCTTcagtctgtaaaatgggaatcgTCGGAGTAGGTACCTCTTAGGTTCCTTGTCCAGGGTAGTTTGCTTGTTTCATTAGTGCCTAGGCCTTGTCCTTGTGGAGCTTGGGAAGGTGCTGGGAAAACATATTTGTTTGCTtggcatttttaaaatgttttgttttagacagggtctcaatatgtagccctGGTGGGTCTGGTAATCACGTATGTAGagcaggttgaccttgaacttgtgggcagtcctcctgcctctggttcctaaGGGCTGAGCCTGCAGATGCGTGCCACCATACCATGCAGAAAACacattttaagtttaaattaatTTATCTGCTTGTGTATGAGGGGGTTACAAAAGCCAAAGGGCAAGCTTTGAGTGAGCTCTGTCCCTCCACCACGTTGGCTCCCGGGGATtcaacttgggtcatcaggcttggcataAAGCACATTTTTTTCTGCTAAGACAATATGCCAGTTTGTACAACATATTTTTGAAACATgattataaaataatacatagaGGAAATACTAAAAAAGGTTAGGGAAACTTTGAGATTGGTGGGCAGAGCTGTATTCCTAGTTATTCATTGGAGGTGTGTGTGGGCAGGGTGGGGCATCTGGCTGTGAGCTAATAGCCAGTCTTATTTTAAGTGGGAGGGGTGCTGTCACAGGCTATCCACAGGACAGGACTGGGGTCACCTCCAGCAGGATCTCACAACAACTGTGGTTACCTGGAGATCAAGCAGTTATCAGGCAGGGATGGAAGGGTTCCATCACTCCCTGAAGAGTGATGGACAGGTCACAGCTGCTGGGGCAGAAGGCCTCATTTCCCTTAGAAGGTGTAGTCAGTGCTAGGCCATCAATGCTCAGGTGGATGGCCCCAAACCCTGGGCACAGACAGCACCAACTGGGCTCACCGAgttattgtactggctggtttggtttgacacaagctggagttatcagagaaaggaacttcccttgaggaaatgcctccatgaaatggagctgtaaggcattttctttttttttttttaagatttatttattcatttattatatataagtacactgtagctgtcttcagacacaccagaagagggcatcgggtctccttacagatggttgtgagccaccatgtggttgctgggaattgaactcaggacctctggaagagcagtcgggtgctcttaaccactgagccatctctctagccctgtaaggcattttcttaatcagtgactgATGgtagaggacccagcccattgtgagtggtgccatccctgggctggtggtcctgggttctaaaagaaagcaggttgagcaagccatgaggagttaagtcagtaagcagcatccctcaatggcctctgcatcagctcctgcctccaggttcctgctctgtgtgagttcctgtcctgatttcctttggggaggaatagcaatgtggaagtgtaagctgaataaaccctttccttcccagctgctttttggtcatgatgttttgtgcagcaatagaaaccctaagacagttatataaaagaaagaaagaaagaaagaaagagagagagaggggggggggagggagagggagagggagagggagaggtgtgaAGTCACGGGCTCTTATTTGATTTTTCTTGTTGCTTTCACATATGTTCTAAAATTCCTATGGTTTTTACAGTTGGGTAAAAATAATTAGCAAGAGAAAGGAAGCTGTAAACACTGGATGGGCTTTTGCTGAGGATGTTTCAGGAGAGGGGCTCCATGGGGAGGGAGACTTGGACTAGccagagaagcagggagaggaattTTTTGTGTCCTTATTTTTTGTCTTGTCTGTTTGCTTCTCTGGGCTTTGGAATTCTTGACGGCAAGGTCTGGAGTGTAGTTTGTTTACTACTGTACTCTGTAGCATCTAAAAcccccacaaaataaaacaaagaaagtctGGTGCTTAGTAGGTGCTCAATCAATACCAAtctaatgaatgaatggatgaccTTGACAGCTACGCTTAGCCTGAGAGACAACGACGCTCTTCAGTTTGCTAACCATCTGGTTCCGAGCCAAGACTGAGGTACAGTTTCCATGGCAACTGAAGAAGGTCCAACAGACCAGCAGCAGGAGGCAGACTCAGGGATTGTgagctctgtttctcttcaggTGTAGCCTAGAAACTGGGACCGAGACAGTAGGCTCTGTCGACAGATATGGAGGGGGAAGATCATAAATATAGTTATCTTAGCTAGGCAATCAATGAATGCAGGTAAGACAGCTTTAAAGACTGGAGGCTACAGTTTTGACTCCTTTGTGTCTGTCATCTTGGACCTGTTATTTAACACTGCTGAGCCTCAGCTTGttcattctttgtgtgtgtgtgtgtgtgtgtgtgtgtgtgtgtgtgtgtgtgtgtgtgtgtgaagtattgAGATTGTATAGACACATCTGGAAGCCCAAAGATACAGAATAGGTGCCCTGGGACCAAGAGATAGGCAAGATGGAAAACAGGGTTATGGAAAAACTCTGGCCCCTGTATTATCAACTGCACCTAGGTGACATGGAGGATAAAACTCTGGGCAGGGGATCAACACTGGTATTAATCACCTGCCTCTGGCTGCTTTCTCCAAGGTGGGGTCCTGAACCACTAGGCTTACTCCAGCATTGACATTTGCAAAATGGTGCTAATATGTGTCCCTTGCTTTCCTCAGAGCACTGTGGGTGAGGAACCCTGTGAACTCCAGTTTGAACCCTCTGGATATATATCCTCCAGTTTTCTAAATACAGTCTACTGTGACCCACAGAAGCCACTAATGGGGTTCAGTTCCCTGGGGAGGACGACGCACAGCTGGATTGAGTCCTGACTCTACTACTGACAGTGTGGCCTTGGGCAAGTCACtcacttttccattttctctaaCCCGGGGAAAGGTATATAAGTACAGTGAGGACTGAGTAAGCAGACCTTCCTCAGTCTGCTCCCCAGTCCCTGGAAAGAACGGGAGCCTAGCACACTTAGGTAAATGATCTACCTCGGAACTCTTAATAGCACAGTTGAACACCAGAACTTCTAGTTCCCAGAATCTCCCTCCAAAATACTGTGACCGAGAAATTAAAGCAGTAACTAGACTGCTCTAACATAGCATTTGGGCTTAAGGGGACAGATCTTCTTTCAGGGTAAGAGAATTTTCTTTTAGCCTCATTCCTCATTTTATCCAGTAAGTCTGGCGTTGTACTGTCTGAGGAGGGTGAATTCTCAACTTTGTCCGGGGCACAGGTTACGAAACTCACAGAAGCTAAGTAACTGGCCCCAAGACATAACGAGAGGAGAGATCTCAGGTTTAGGATTTGAACTAGGGTCCTCTTTACAGTACCGCGCCAAAAACCCTCAATGAGCTGAGAGGCTAGgcgcacgggggggggggggaccccaAGCCGAGTTGAAAGCGGGTTCCGTTCATTTGCATGCTAATACCCAGAATGCTTTTCCACACACACCGCTACATTTAATGGAAGCGCTCAGTTTGGAACCGTGCAAAGTTTGGAATGCGTACTTCGCTCCACTTGCAACTGTGGAAACTTCGCGCCCGTACACGTGCTTTGCCTACAGGCTCTGAGACCAAGAGCTCAGCGACAGCCCCAGCAGACGAACCTGTGTCCAACCCTCGCCTAACAGCATCTTCAGGCGTTTTAGGGACAAAGCGCTCAGGCCTGGCCCCGCGGTCCGTGGTCAGAGTGGCCGGCATTTTGCCGGGCGGCAGGGGCTAAGCATGCTTCTGGCTTGGGGAAGATCGATGGGACTTCTTGATCTCTGGATTCTCTAGTTTTTTTACAAAACTGCCGGGACATGCAGGAGCCGTTGATTTTGTCCATCGCCATCATACTGTCCCTTCCCTGAGCTGGCTGGCGACTTCGCGCTCCCTGGGGCACAAAGCCCATGTAGCAGTGGGTGGGGAAAACGACCTATCTCTAGTTATCCAGGCGTGCAAGGCATTTGCCTCGGTCAGTATGAAGCGGGCAGAAGGTTCCGCCTGCGTCGGGTCGGGATCCCGCGTCCTTCCTACGGCTGCAGACCGGGAGGTCCCAGCCGACTTCTAGGGATTTCGGCCATCAAAGGAAAACTAGGCAGGGTGCTGATGCCCGTCGGACCTGCCGGTACGCAAGGCAGGCTGGGGGGCTCAGATCCACTGGCTCTGGCCGCCCCTCCCGCACGCTCGCCTACACTCTGGGCGGGCATCGGAGGGGCGGCTGTAGCTGGTTCGCTGGCTCGGCGCTTGGATCGTATTGGTCGGGGTCGGgggggggagttgggggtggCTGAGGCTGCAGCCCCCGGCCCCGCGGGCGGGGTGGGGAGGCGGAGGATCAGGCTGTGCGAGCATTGGCGGAGCTGGGGAGTTGGGAGGGGGGCAGGAAGCGGGGGGAGCGGAGCTGCAGGGGGGGGGTGTATAAATAGGGAATGGGGGACGTGCATCCTCCGCTGGGTGAGGGGGGGGCGCTCGGCACAAAGAAAGTGGAAAGTTTGCAGCGCTAGGCGGCCCAGGCTAGGGAGCCCGATGCGCACGTGCTGGGCCGGGGCCACCGAGACCCCCCACGCCGAGCtcactgctttcttctttctgcaAGCTGGGGGGGGTGTTGTTGGTATcgccccctccttctcctccccccagGGGTGAAAGTGCAAGAGGAAGTGCAGCCGCTGCCATCTTTCCTCCGTTCCGAACGCACGGAGCCTGGGGCCGCAGCGCCGCCGCCACTCGTGCCTGGCTTGGGAAAGGGCCCACCCTGCTGCAGCCACCCGCTCGCTTCGGTCGCCGCCTTCGCCGGGCTCCAAGACCCGGCCTACGCCACCGCCCCCGTGCGCGCCGACCGCCGCCTTCGCCTTCGCCTTTTGTTTCCTTTGCTCCGGCGCCCCCACCCCGGCTCGCGCTTTGCAGGGGACGCAGCGCGCGCCCCCAGCGGGCCCGGGAAAAGCCTCGGAGCGCGCGCTTGCGCTTGCGCGGcggacccctcctcctccccgcGCGCGCGCGCCTTTTGGCTGCGCGCCGGCGCCGCCTGGCGGGCGGGAGGGGAGGTGGCAGCCGCTTTTGCCGGAGGGGCGCACCTCTTCGCTCGTTTACCCCCTGGAAGGTAGACCTAGAGAGGGAGGCGGGCAGGCGGAGAGGGAGTGCTACGCGGGTCCGGGGTAGGTTAAGCGCGGCTATGTGGGGGGCAATGCCCCGCTGGGTCTAGGCCTTTTTATTAGAGCAGGGGGCGTGTGCGCTGGGCGCACCTTAGAGTACTACGGAGCCCTGGGCCGCACGTGCCGGGAGTGTGAGTGGTCCGCTGCACAAGGCGTCTCGCTGCTTAAGGGAAGGGACTAGGGACTGGCGGGTGCCCGGCCCGGCTAGTGGGGAAGGGGCAGCGACCATGGAGCGGGTCAACGACGCTTCTTGCGGTCCGTCGGGCTGCTACACCTACCAGGTGAGCAGACACAGTACGGAGATGCTGCACAACCTGAACCAACAACGCAAAAACGGCGGGCGCTTTTGCGACGTGCTCCTACGGGTAGGCGATGAGAGCTTCCCAGCGCACCGCGCTGTACTGGCTGCCTGCAGCGAGTACTTTGAGTCTGTGTTCAGCGCCCAGTTAGGCGACGGCGGAGCTGCAGACGGTGGTCCTGCTGATGTGGGAGGCGCGGCGGCGGCTCCAGGCGGCGGGGCTGGAGGCAGCCGCGAACTGGAGATGCACACCATCAGTTCCAAAGTGTTCGGAGACATCCTGGACTTCGCTTACACGTCCCGAATCGTTGTGCGCCTAGAGAGCTTCCCCGAGCTCATGACGGCCGCCAAGTTCCTGCTGATGAGGTCGGTCATCGAGATCTGCCAGGAAGTAATCAAACAGTCCAACGTGCAGATCCTGGTGCCCCCTGCCCGGGCTGATATCATGCTCTTTCGCCCTCCTGGGACTTCTGACTTGGGCTTCCCTTTGGACATGACCAACGGGGCAGCCATGGCAGCCAACAGTAATGGTATTGCTGGCAGTATGCAGCCCGAGGAAGAGGCTGCCAGGGCCACAGGTGCTGCTATTGCGGGCCAAGCTTCCCTGCCTGTGTTACCTGGGGTGGACAGATTGCCCATGGTGGCTGGACCTCTATCCCCCCAACTACTGACTTCTCCATTCCCCAATGTGGCATCCAGTGCACCTCCTCTGACTGGCAAGCGAGGCCGGGGACGCCCCAGGAAGGCCAACCTGCTGGACTCCATGTTTGGGTCTCCAGGGGGCTTGAGGGAAGCAGGCATCCTTCCATGTGGCCTGTGCGGTAAGGTGTTCACTGACGCCAACCGGCTCCGGCAACATGAGGCCCAGCACGGCGTCACAAGCCTCCAGTTGGGCTATATCGATCTTCCTCCTCCAAGGCTGGGTGAGAATGGGTTACCCATCTCCGAGGACCCCGACGGCCCCAGAAAAAGGAGCCGGACCAGGAAGCAGGTGGCTTGTGAGATCTGTGGCAAGATCTTTCGTGACGTATACCATCTCAACCGGCATAAGCTGTCCCACTCTGGGGAGAAGCCGTACTCGTGCCCGGTGTGTGGTCTGCGGTTCAAGAGAAAAGACCGCATGTCGTACCATGTGAGGTCCCATGATGGGTCAGTGGGCAAACCGTACATCTGCCAGAGCTGTGGGAAAGGCTTCTCCAGGTGAGGATGgcaccctccccccactccctgcTGTGTATTATCTTAGTTCTGTTTCAAGACAGATCCTTGCCAGGATCGGGGGGATGTGGATCTTGTCCGGGTGGAGGGTCACTGGACCTTAACAGGGCATACcatgtttaaatgttttaagatACCCGGCTTTGACGTGGTGTGGCCAAGAGCTGCATCTATGCCTTCAGGCAAGTTCTCTGGCACCAGGGTGCCCTACTAGCTTCACCCTCCCGGGGGCCTGTAGGAAGGGGCCAGATTCCTTAGGCCAGAGCCATTGGGCCTCCCCATTCTTCTCCCCTGGTTCCCTTTGTGTTTCCGGCACCAGGCGTGGGGCCCCCTCTGGGGGCGGGAGGCTGGGCTCCTCCCTCGACTTTCCCCGCCTGAATGGCTTCGGAGGGAGGAACTGAACAAGTGTGTCTAGGACTCTTTACAGTTCCGAGGCCCAGATCCTTCACCAGTTTGAGCAGGCCGGCCCAAAGCAGTAGCTTCCAGCTATGCCCCTCAAGTGACCCTAGGTTTGAGAGGCGTAAAAGCCGGCTACACAGGGCTGTTTTGCAATAGTAATACTGGAATCCGATGCTCTGTGACCTGGTGGCTGCAGAATCCAGTGGACCTACAGGTCATCCGTCTGTTCTCAGGACAGACCTTCTTTTCAACTTTTAGTGAGCCTTCTTAGGAACTGAAGACTTTCCTGGGAGCAGAGGGCTGtcgttttgttttttctctcagTTTGAGAATATTGAATAAAAGGCTGGTTTTAACTTAAATCCCAAGGATCTTGTATGTGTGAGAGCTTAGGAACAGAATTCCCCCAGAGAGGCCCCAACTAGGAACCAGTCTTACCGGTCGGACAGCCCCTGCCCACCTGCTCTGGCGGGCATCTGGCTTGCCAGTCCAGCTGGGGACTTAAAGCTCTGTCCCTGGCCTCTGGGGACTGAATTCCATCCGGGTGGCATTCATTGGCTGCTGTGGCGGGAgaggctggggggaggggaacgcAGTGCTTCTAAGGGGCTTTAGTCTGGACAATGAGtcccacacccacccctccccGAAAGGCTGGGCAAGGCATCCCTGTGTCATTCTAAAGCTGCTGCCTCAGGTCCTAGAAATCATTGAAtttctgctgggggtggggtggggtggggttagcTAGATCTGAGCAGAACatttgctccccccccccccccccgttgtgtgtgtggggggatggCCGAAATGCTTGGGCCCCTGGAGCTAGAGCTCGGTGATGACTTTGTCTTTGTCTTGCTGGGGTGGAGTTCTCTCTAGAAGGGGGGGATGTGGTGGGAGTGGAGGAGACTGATGTCTTGTTTTTAaagtctgttttctctttgcaGGCCAGATCACTTGAATGGACATATCAAGCAGGTGCACACGTCTGAGCGCCCTCACAAATGTCAGGTAGGGACGGGGCCAGGGTACAGTTGGGTGGAAGAGTGCCGTCCTCCCAGCCTTGCTGAGCACTGCTTTGCACACACCTCCCACTCTTGTCGCCCCTGTCCGTCCTCTGGCCTCCTTTGTTCTATCCCCAgcctcctctgcttccccaggGCCACAGGCCTCTGTTTTGGTCacttgtttctagtttctggtctTTTCCTCCATTCTGTTGCTTAGCTTGTCTgtcctggcctccatgggctcctCGGCTGGTGGGTTACACTGCACAAGTGTCCTGGTGGATCTGACATCTCGATGGGCCTGGCTGTGGTTCCCAGTAATTTGTGTGAGCTGTAGGGGTTTCAAAAGGGCTTCTGGGGGCCCAGCCAACAACCCCTTCCCTGGTTTGAGCAGCGTGGGAACTTGTGGGTTCCTTCAGTGGAGAAAGTGTGGCAGTAGAAGAGGCTGTAGGTAGGAGGAGGGGGATCCCATCTCCAACACAAACAGCAagagcaaggcaaggcaaggcatgTTCTTCCTGTGTGGAATCACATAGGGCAGGCTGGACCGCATTTTCTCCCGTCTTCAACTCTTATCTGGGGACCGCTGGCACCCAGGAAATGAGTttgctttctggcctctgagcatTTCAGTGTGATGCAAAGCACACCACTGTCTTCTTGGTTATCTCCCTTCTGCTGTTTGGAGTGCCTTCAACTGATGTCAAGACAGTGTCATGAGCTGTCCCTTGGCCTCTGATGGGGGTACCTGCTTCTCCTAACTGGCTGGCGAGGGTGGGTGCCAGAGATCATAGGGAGGACTGGATATGTGCAGCAGCATAGAGCTCCAAGGAGTAGGGGGAAGCACTGTTCACAGACGCTCGGCCAGGCAGCCTCTCCCAAGGATGCTGCCTCCAGATAGGCCTGCTGGGATCTGTCTTTGCCTTGCTGCTTTCtgcctctccatctctgatctctgatgtcacagagcacaatCTGATTCCCAGGTAGTGTGCTGACCAGCCCCAGACAGGACAGGAGAAACCCAGAGGGCATTGGGGGAATGCCCAGTGGCCTGGGTGGGTAACCTGCACTCTCTGCCCTTTTTCCAGGTGTGGGTTGGGAGCAGCAGCGGCCTGCCGCCCCTGGAACCTCTTCCTAGCGACCTGCCATCATGGGACTTTGCCCAGCCTGCTTTGTGGAGGTCGTCCCATTCAGTTCCTGATACCgccttttccctctctctaaaAAAGTCCTTCCCAGCCCTTGAAAACCTGAGTCCAGCACACTCCAGCAATACGCTCTTCTGCTCAGCTCCACCAGGATACCTGAGACAGGGTTGGACAACCCCTGAGGGCAGCCGGGCTTTTACTCAGTGGCCTGTGGGCTAGCCTGGGTCCTTCTGGAGAGGTGGAGGCGAATGGTGGCTGACTGGAGAGCCCTGCTTTGGCAGAGGCTAGCTAGCGAGACTGTTCCTGCCCACCACTCCCAGATCCTCCCAAGATGTCCGAACATTTTTTTCCAGCTCAAAGCTCTCACATAGCAATAGGAAGGCCCACCTTTCTGAAGGTCCCCCTCCCCTGGTGGGCTCCATGTTCCTTTCTGAATGCTTGTCTCCCCTACCTCAACGGGGCAGCCAACCTTGTCTGGGGATTTAGAAGTTGGGAGTTGTAGGGCATTAAGCCCCAGCTTCTGTGACCCTTCCTCTGGCCTCACTTTTTCACACTCACTGGGACTCCTGGTCATCCTCCTCCTATGGGGGTGTCACCCCATTTCCAGAGAAGCCTCCAGCACAGCGTCAGCTGGGTTTGGCTGTGCTGCTGAACTCTCCACCTCACAAGGGCCTGCTTTCAGTTCTGGCTCCTGAGTTCTCGTGTCTGAGGGGTTTTAGCTGGTCTGCTCTACACTAACCAGTAGTAGCCTTTGTACTGTGATAGATGGCTTTAGGGGCTGACAGAGCAGGTAGACCCTCCCTTCCCCAGGGCCCCTTGGTGTGTCCCTTAGCCCCTGGAGATCAGGATCGATGATAAAAGTTTTCATTCTAACATTCGAGGCTTTGTGTGGTTTGTCCTTGGTCTGTCGTGACAACTGGTATCAGTGTCCCTTGGTGTATGAGCCAGCTtctgccctgcctctgcccttcAGCACAATCTCACAGACTGACCCTGCAGCCAGAACCTTCTAGAGGACCCAGCAGCAGGTATGCTGGCTGTGACTGTAGGCTTGGTCAAAGTGCAGGGACCTCTTTAGCCACAGACGATAAAAGGGGCCAGTTACTTAGACTGATAGAAAAGCCTTTTGAAGGTAAGGGCC
This is a stretch of genomic DNA from Rattus norvegicus strain BN/NHsdMcwi chromosome 14, GRCr8, whole genome shotgun sequence. It encodes these proteins:
- the Patz1 gene encoding POZ-, AT hook-, and zinc finger-containing protein 1 isoform 3 (isoform 3 is encoded by transcript variant 3), translating into MERVNDASCGPSGCYTYQVSRHSTEMLHNLNQQRKNGGRFCDVLLRVGDESFPAHRAVLAACSEYFESVFSAQLGDGGAADGGPADVGGAAAAPGGGAGGSRELEMHTISSKVFGDILDFAYTSRIVVRLESFPELMTAAKFLLMRSVIEICQEVIKQSNVQILVPPARADIMLFRPPGTSDLGFPLDMTNGAAMAANSNGIAGSMQPEEEAARATGAAIAGQASLPVLPGVDRLPMVAGPLSPQLLTSPFPNVASSAPPLTGKRGRGRPRKANLLDSMFGSPGGLREAGILPCGLCGKVFTDANRLRQHEAQHGVTSLQLGYIDLPPPRLGENGLPISEDPDGPRKRSRTRKQVACEICGKIFRDVYHLNRHKLSHSGEKPYSCPVCGLRFKRKDRMSYHVRSHDGSVGKPYICQSCGKGFSRPDHLNGHIKQVHTSERPHKCQVWVGSSSGLPPLEPLPSDLPSWDFAQPALWRSSHSVPDTAFSLSLKKSFPALENLSPAHSSNTLFCSAPPGYLRQGWTTPEGSRAFTQWPVG
- the Patz1 gene encoding POZ-, AT hook-, and zinc finger-containing protein 1 isoform X2; the protein is MERVNDASCGPSGCYTYQVSRHSTEMLHNLNQQRKNGGRFCDVLLRVGDESFPAHRAVLAACSEYFESVFSAQLGDGGAADGGPADVGGAAAAPGGGAGGSRELEMHTISSKVFGDILDFAYTSRIVVRLESFPELMTAAKFLLMRSVIEICQEVIKQSNVQILVPPARADIMLFRPPGTSDLGFPLDMTNGAAMAANSNGIAGSMQPEEEAARATGAAIAGQASLPVLPGVDRLPMVAGPLSPQLLTSPFPNVASSAPPLTGKRGRGRPRKANLLDSMFGSPGGLREAGILPCGLCGKVFTDANRLRQHEAQHGVTSLQLGYIDLPPPRLGENGLPISEDPDGPRKRSRTRKQVACEICGKIFRDVYHLNRHKLSHSGEKPYSCPVCGLRFKRKDRMSYHVRSHDGSVGKPYICQSCGKGFSRPDHLNGHIKQVHTSERPHKCQVWVGSSSGLPPLEPLPSDLPSWDFAQPALWRPAMPPLPLETACAPTWPAMKTRCPARCAESTCGQRTWLTT
- the Patz1 gene encoding POZ-, AT hook-, and zinc finger-containing protein 1 isoform X1 gives rise to the protein MERVNDASCGPSGCYTYQVSRHSTEMLHNLNQQRKNGGRFCDVLLRVGDESFPAHRAVLAACSEYFESVFSAQLGDGGAADGGPADVGGAAAAPGGGAGGSRELEMHTISSKVFGDILDFAYTSRIVVRLESFPELMTAAKFLLMRSVIEICQEVIKQSNVQILVPPARADIMLFRPPGTSDLGFPLDMTNGAAMAANSNGIAGSMQPEEEAARATGAAIAGQASLPVLPGVDRLPMVAGPLSPQLLTSPFPNVASSAPPLTGKRGRGRPRKANLLDSMFGSPGGLREAGILPCGLCGKVFTDANRLRQHEAQHGVTSLQLGYIDLPPPRLGENGLPISEDPDGPRKRSRTRKQVACEICGKIFRDVYHLNRHKLSHSGEKPYSCPVCGLRFKRKDRMSYHVRSHDGSVGKPYICQSCGKGFSRPDHLNGHIKQVHTSERPHKCQTCNASFATRDRLRSHLACHEDKVPCQVCGKYLRAAYMADHLKKHSEGPSNFCSICNRGFSSASYLKVHVKTHHGVPLPQVSRHQEPILNGGAAFHCARTYGNKEGQKCSHQDLIESSDSYGDLSDASDLKTPEKQSANGSFSCDMAVPKNKMESDGEKKYPCPECGSFFRSKSYLNKHIQKVHVRALGGPLGDLGPALGSPFSPQQNMSLLESFGFQIVQSAFASSLVDPEVDQQPIGPEGK
- the Patz1 gene encoding POZ-, AT hook-, and zinc finger-containing protein 1 isoform 2 (isoform 2 is encoded by transcript variant 2), whose amino-acid sequence is MERVNDASCGPSGCYTYQVSRHSTEMLHNLNQQRKNGGRFCDVLLRVGDESFPAHRAVLAACSEYFESVFSAQLGDGGAADGGPADVGGAAAAPGGGAGGSRELEMHTISSKVFGDILDFAYTSRIVVRLESFPELMTAAKFLLMRSVIEICQEVIKQSNVQILVPPARADIMLFRPPGTSDLGFPLDMTNGAAMAANSNGIAGSMQPEEEAARATGAAIAGQASLPVLPGVDRLPMVAGPLSPQLLTSPFPNVASSAPPLTGKRGRGRPRKANLLDSMFGSPGGLREAGILPCGLCGKVFTDANRLRQHEAQHGVTSLQLGYIDLPPPRLGENGLPISEDPDGPRKRSRTRKQVACEICGKIFRDVYHLNRHKLSHSGEKPYSCPVCGLRFKRKDRMSYHVRSHDGSVGKPYICQSCGKGFSRPDHLNGHIKQVHTSERPHKCQTCNASFATRDRLRSHLACHEDKVPCQVCGKYLRAAYMADHLKKHSEGPSNFCSICNRGLQAPGTHPEWGSSVPLRQDLWQQRRPEMLTSGSD